One Deltaproteobacteria bacterium genomic window carries:
- a CDS encoding PQQ-dependent dehydrogenase, methanol/ethanol family — translation MRATLATLLSFVIVASLTACGGDDETPPPVARERQAPPPPPGVEAVDDARLVAAGGEKESWLTYGRTYDEQRYSPLAQIDAENVAQLGLAFSYDTHTTRGLEATPIVVGGVIYTTGSWSIVYAVDAKTGKEIWRYDPQVPGEFGPKACCDVVNRGVAVYKGKVYVGALDGRLIALDAKTGIPAWEKLTVDQSKPYTVTMAPRVVKGKVIIGNGGAELGVRGYVSAYDAESGELVWRFYTVPGDPKQPQENPALDKALPTWTGDVWHQVGGGGTVWDAIAFDPELDLLYVGTGNGSPWSRHIRSPQGGDNLYVCSILALRPDTGELVWHYQTTPADTWDYTSTQHIMLADLEIGGAARKVLMQAPKNGFFYVLDRATGELISAEDYVEVTWATGIDKATGRPIEAPGADYRENSVVVRPSTLGGHNWQPMSFNPELGLVYIPANDIPWAFGVDEDFRHKPGQWNLGVSAKIASEMPRDIVSGRLIAWDPVGQKKVWEVPYPEAWNGGTLATAGGLVFQGTAHGTFAAYDAASGKKLWEMAAGTGVMAGPTSYELDGEQYVAVMAGWGGAFGLAGGDAAASAHELAGKNQNDGRLLVFKLGGTAQIPVTAAIAREVAAIAGDLDPEKVKLGTYAYHTWCWECHGIGGVAGGVLPDLRTSTLFFSDALEPIVFEGSLAAKGMPNLSAWVTKEDLELIRIYITAKRNELAAKQAGGAAPAPSTDAAPAAAGGR, via the coding sequence ATGCGCGCCACACTCGCGACTTTGCTCTCGTTCGTGATCGTCGCCTCGCTCACCGCTTGCGGTGGCGACGACGAGACGCCGCCTCCGGTCGCGCGCGAGAGGCAGGCGCCTCCGCCGCCGCCCGGCGTCGAGGCCGTCGACGATGCGCGCCTCGTGGCCGCCGGCGGCGAGAAGGAAAGCTGGCTGACCTACGGCCGCACGTACGACGAGCAGCGCTACTCGCCGCTCGCGCAGATCGACGCCGAGAACGTCGCGCAGCTCGGCCTCGCGTTCTCGTACGACACGCACACGACGCGCGGCCTCGAGGCGACGCCGATCGTGGTGGGGGGCGTGATCTACACGACCGGCTCGTGGTCGATCGTGTACGCGGTCGACGCGAAGACGGGCAAAGAGATCTGGCGCTACGACCCGCAGGTGCCGGGCGAGTTCGGCCCGAAGGCGTGCTGCGACGTCGTGAACCGCGGCGTCGCGGTCTACAAGGGCAAGGTCTACGTGGGCGCGCTCGACGGCCGCCTGATCGCGCTCGACGCGAAGACCGGCATTCCCGCGTGGGAGAAACTCACGGTCGACCAGAGCAAGCCCTACACGGTCACGATGGCGCCGCGAGTTGTTAAGGGGAAGGTGATCATCGGCAACGGCGGCGCCGAGCTCGGCGTGCGCGGCTACGTCTCGGCCTACGACGCCGAGAGCGGCGAGCTCGTCTGGCGCTTCTACACCGTGCCGGGCGATCCGAAGCAGCCGCAGGAGAACCCCGCGCTCGACAAGGCGCTGCCGACGTGGACGGGCGACGTGTGGCATCAGGTCGGCGGCGGCGGAACGGTGTGGGACGCGATCGCGTTCGATCCCGAGCTCGACCTGCTGTACGTCGGCACGGGCAACGGCTCGCCGTGGAGCCGCCACATCCGCAGCCCGCAGGGCGGCGACAACCTCTACGTGTGCTCGATCCTCGCGCTGCGGCCGGACACGGGCGAGCTCGTGTGGCACTACCAGACCACGCCGGCCGATACGTGGGACTACACGTCCACGCAGCACATCATGCTCGCGGACCTCGAGATCGGCGGCGCCGCGCGCAAGGTGCTGATGCAAGCGCCGAAGAACGGCTTCTTCTACGTGCTCGACCGCGCGACGGGCGAGCTGATCTCCGCCGAGGACTACGTCGAGGTGACGTGGGCGACGGGCATCGACAAGGCGACGGGACGCCCGATCGAGGCCCCCGGCGCGGACTACCGCGAGAACTCGGTGGTCGTGCGCCCGTCGACGCTCGGCGGTCACAACTGGCAGCCGATGTCGTTCAACCCGGAGCTTGGCCTCGTCTACATCCCGGCCAACGACATTCCCTGGGCGTTCGGCGTCGACGAGGATTTCCGTCACAAGCCCGGTCAGTGGAACCTCGGCGTCTCCGCGAAGATCGCCTCGGAGATGCCGCGCGACATCGTGTCTGGCCGCCTGATCGCGTGGGATCCCGTGGGTCAGAAGAAGGTGTGGGAAGTGCCGTATCCGGAGGCGTGGAACGGCGGAACGCTCGCGACCGCGGGCGGCCTCGTGTTCCAAGGCACCGCGCACGGAACCTTTGCGGCGTACGACGCGGCGAGCGGGAAGAAGCTGTGGGAGATGGCCGCGGGCACCGGCGTGATGGCCGGCCCGACCAGCTACGAGCTCGACGGCGAGCAGTACGTCGCCGTGATGGCGGGCTGGGGCGGCGCGTTCGGGCTCGCCGGCGGCGATGCGGCGGCGTCGGCGCACGAGCTCGCGGGCAAGAATCAGAACGATGGCCGCCTGCTCGTCTTCAAGCTCGGCGGCACGGCGCAGATCCCGGTCACCGCGGCGATCGCGCGCGAGGTCGCGGCGATCGCGGGCGATCTCGACCCCGAGAAGGTGAAGCTCGGGACCTACGCGTATCACACGTGGTGCTGGGAGTGTCACGGCATCGGCGGCGTCGCGGGCGGCGTGCTGCCGGATCTGCGCACCTCCACTCTCTTCTTCTCCGACGCGCTGGAGCCGATCGTGTTCGAAGGCTCGCTGGCCGCGAAGGGCATGCCGAACTTGTCGGCGTGGGTGACGAAGGAGGATCTCGAGCTGATCCGCATCTACATCACCGCGAAGCGCAACGAGCTCGCCGCGAAGCAGGCGGGCGGCGCAGCGCCTGCGCCGAGCACAGACGCGGCGCCCGCTGCGGCCGGAGGCCGATAA
- a CDS encoding cytochrome P450 gives MKLPALPPVESVDLSGIDFWLRPVAEREAAFASLRKHKPVSFHQEFEPPPGAPFPRGPGYWAITKHRDILEVSRTPEVFCSGKGTNIMDLPPQFNEFFGSMINMDDPRHGRLRRIVSRGFTPRALGRLEPLVQKRAQQTIDRVIDRGECDFVTDIAAPLPLELVCDLMGIPESETASVFAHTNVILGLGDPEYVKPGTSPIVAALTSGKALADLMNELAQHKAGKGADDLTTALLDAEVDGETLTHQELASFFVLLVVAGNETTRNAISHGMKALFDNPDQRRKWAADFDRHVDTAVEEIVRWASPVIHFRRTATCDTELSGQPIKAGDKVVMWYASGNRDEDAFARPYDFDIARTPNEHVGFGGPGPHFCLGAQLARREMRVMFREIFRRLPDLQIKSEPEMLRSNFIHGIKRMKCAWGKRAS, from the coding sequence ATGAAGCTGCCCGCGCTCCCGCCGGTCGAGTCCGTCGACTTATCAGGGATCGATTTCTGGCTGCGCCCGGTCGCGGAGCGCGAAGCCGCCTTCGCGTCGCTCCGCAAGCACAAGCCGGTTTCGTTCCACCAGGAGTTCGAGCCGCCTCCGGGCGCGCCGTTCCCGCGCGGGCCGGGTTATTGGGCGATCACGAAGCACCGCGACATTCTCGAAGTGAGCCGTACGCCCGAGGTGTTCTGCTCCGGCAAGGGCACGAACATCATGGACCTGCCGCCGCAGTTCAACGAGTTCTTCGGCTCGATGATCAACATGGACGACCCGCGGCACGGCCGGCTGCGGCGCATCGTCTCGCGCGGCTTCACTCCGCGCGCGCTCGGTCGCCTCGAGCCGCTCGTGCAGAAGCGCGCGCAGCAGACGATCGACCGCGTGATCGACCGCGGCGAGTGCGACTTCGTCACCGACATCGCCGCGCCGCTCCCGCTCGAGCTCGTGTGCGACTTGATGGGCATCCCCGAGAGCGAGACGGCGAGCGTCTTCGCGCACACCAACGTGATCCTCGGTCTCGGCGACCCGGAGTACGTGAAGCCGGGCACGAGCCCGATCGTCGCGGCGCTCACCTCGGGCAAAGCGCTCGCGGATCTGATGAACGAGCTGGCGCAGCACAAAGCTGGCAAGGGCGCCGACGACCTGACGACCGCGCTGCTCGACGCCGAGGTCGACGGCGAGACGCTCACGCACCAGGAGCTCGCCTCCTTCTTCGTGCTGCTCGTCGTCGCCGGCAACGAAACCACGCGCAACGCGATCAGTCACGGCATGAAGGCGCTCTTCGACAACCCCGACCAGCGCCGCAAGTGGGCCGCCGACTTCGATCGCCACGTCGACACCGCCGTGGAAGAGATCGTGCGCTGGGCCTCGCCCGTGATCCACTTCCGCCGCACCGCGACGTGCGACACCGAGTTATCAGGGCAGCCGATCAAGGCCGGCGACAAAGTCGTGATGTGGTACGCCAGCGGCAACCGCGACGAAGACGCGTTCGCGCGCCCCTACGACTTCGACATCGCGCGCACGCCCAACGAGCACGTCGGCTTCGGCGGCCCCGGCCCGCACTTCTGCCTCGGCGCCCAGCTCGCCCGCCGCGAAATGCGCGTGATGTTCCGCGAGATCTTCCGCCGCCTGCCCGACCTCCAAATCAAGAGCGAGCCGGAGATGCTGCGGAGCAACTTCATCCATGGGATCAAGCGGATGAAGTGCGCGTGGGGGAAGCGGGCGAGTTGA
- a CDS encoding AbiV family abortive infection protein, whose translation MHALAHAARLLEDAALLHSAARYSSAFHLAVMAREELGRSHLLEAQAADVRERGGEVDLAELAKKLRHHEQKLAAGIATFELEIPASQMEERTAALASGDQGRIRAAQAVVRAHVEKTKERAPRELHRRCLRSQYVELNAARDGWELPTSFTSEESRVLIITVTAEIANVLLAVRELSVVSAIAIPDMGLFTAAIHRLLNEPTA comes from the coding sequence ATGCATGCGCTTGCGCATGCCGCGAGGCTTCTAGAGGACGCGGCGCTACTGCACTCCGCCGCTCGCTACTCCAGCGCGTTCCACCTGGCCGTGATGGCGCGAGAGGAACTTGGGAGAAGCCATCTACTCGAAGCGCAGGCGGCGGATGTTCGCGAACGCGGAGGCGAAGTCGATCTGGCCGAGTTGGCCAAGAAGCTCCGCCACCACGAGCAAAAGCTCGCTGCCGGAATCGCAACGTTCGAGCTCGAGATACCGGCCAGTCAAATGGAGGAACGTACGGCGGCGTTGGCCTCCGGGGATCAGGGCCGGATCCGAGCGGCGCAAGCGGTAGTTCGCGCCCATGTCGAGAAGACCAAGGAACGCGCTCCACGAGAACTCCATCGCCGCTGCTTGAGATCCCAGTACGTGGAGTTGAACGCCGCGCGGGACGGTTGGGAGCTGCCGACCAGCTTTACCAGCGAAGAGAGTCGCGTCTTGATCATCACGGTTACCGCCGAGATCGCGAACGTCCTACTCGCTGTGCGAGAACTTTCCGTGGTCTCGGCGATCGCGATCCCCGACATGGGTCTGTTCACGGCGGCGATCCACCGACTACTCAATGAGCCAACGGCGTAA
- a CDS encoding dihydrodipicolinate reductase produces MRTHPYRIILWGTGFVGGAVLRALAGHSGFEVVAVIVNDPAKDRRDIGELLGTGRTGIVATRDAARALAIEADAVAYFGPNGMHAEANLRNVTAALRAGKNVVDTTTGALQNPERAPAPLREAIEAACREGGVSFFSTGIDPGFGNDLLPLTLLGLCGQAESVHATEFIVGGDYPDQASLRMMGLMSDMSAPPLLTAMPGLMTQIWGAPLYTIAEAMGVAVESTREHYERWGTDVALEFPLGRVEPGQCAAHRIRLEGIVLGEPRIVIDHVHRMVEGAAPEWPKPHLHPAHANRVVIRGQPNIELEALIESADSASSNAGGCLATGMRAINAIPSVCAAPPGIVSPLDLPLIALPGTLRARTAWGG; encoded by the coding sequence GTGCGAACCCACCCCTACCGCATCATCCTCTGGGGCACCGGCTTCGTCGGCGGGGCGGTGCTGCGCGCGCTCGCGGGGCACTCCGGGTTCGAGGTCGTCGCGGTGATCGTGAACGATCCCGCGAAGGACCGGCGCGACATCGGGGAGCTGTTAGGCACGGGGCGGACGGGCATCGTGGCGACGCGTGACGCGGCGCGGGCGCTCGCGATCGAGGCGGACGCGGTCGCGTACTTCGGGCCGAACGGGATGCACGCCGAGGCGAACCTGCGCAACGTCACCGCGGCGCTGCGTGCGGGGAAGAACGTGGTGGACACGACGACCGGCGCGCTGCAGAACCCGGAGCGCGCGCCGGCGCCGCTGCGCGAGGCGATCGAGGCGGCGTGCCGCGAAGGCGGCGTCTCGTTCTTCTCGACGGGCATCGACCCCGGCTTCGGCAACGACCTCCTGCCCCTCACGTTGTTAGGGCTGTGCGGACAAGCCGAGAGCGTCCACGCGACCGAGTTCATCGTGGGCGGCGATTATCCGGACCAAGCCAGCCTGCGCATGATGGGCCTCATGTCGGACATGAGCGCGCCGCCGCTGCTCACCGCGATGCCGGGGCTGATGACGCAGATCTGGGGCGCGCCGCTCTACACGATCGCGGAGGCGATGGGCGTGGCCGTGGAGTCGACGCGCGAGCACTACGAGCGCTGGGGCACGGACGTGGCGCTCGAGTTCCCGCTCGGGCGCGTGGAGCCGGGGCAGTGCGCGGCGCATCGCATCCGCCTCGAGGGCATCGTCCTCGGCGAGCCGCGCATCGTGATCGATCACGTGCACCGCATGGTCGAAGGCGCCGCGCCCGAGTGGCCGAAGCCGCACCTGCACCCCGCGCACGCGAACCGCGTCGTGATTCGCGGCCAACCGAACATCGAGCTCGAAGCGCTGATCGAGAGCGCGGACAGCGCGAGCAGCAACGCGGGCGGCTGCCTCGCGACGGGTATGCGCGCGATCAACGCGATCCCCTCGGTGTGCGCCGCGCCGCCGGGCATCGTGTCGCCGCTCGATCTGCCGCTGATCGCGCTGCCGGGCACGCTGCGCGCGCGGACGGCGTGGGGTGGTTGA
- a CDS encoding PilZ domain-containing protein — MDQRYDRRRAARIPTRFVATYSSQCREGTGLLKNVSRTGALIETKQVVRAIGAAVRAEVVVGDDHRVSVSGVVARFDEREFAIRFDGVTAELLELLHALGVGEEDTGVR, encoded by the coding sequence ATGGATCAGCGTTACGACCGCCGCCGCGCAGCGCGCATTCCGACTCGCTTCGTCGCGACCTACTCCTCGCAGTGCCGGGAGGGCACGGGCCTCCTCAAGAACGTCTCACGCACCGGCGCGCTCATCGAGACGAAGCAGGTCGTGCGCGCGATCGGCGCCGCGGTGCGCGCCGAGGTCGTGGTAGGCGACGACCACCGCGTGAGCGTCAGCGGAGTCGTCGCGCGCTTCGACGAGCGCGAGTTCGCGATTCGCTTCGACGGCGTGACTGCAGAGCTGCTCGAGTTGCTGCATGCATTAGGCGTCGGGGAAGAAGACACCGGCGTGCGCTGA